The Microbacterium horticulturae genome has a window encoding:
- the atpB gene encoding F0F1 ATP synthase subunit A, with protein MEPALFTEAATLIAKAASSDDGFHPPSITDFFPPEILFAGTPFALTRINLIQIIATVVLIVLFVLGTRRMKLVPGRFQSVVEYGLDFVRNGIAHDLLGRKDGNRFLPILTTIFFMVLFMNLTGIIPGLQVAGTAIIAVPMLLALVSYVTFIYAGLKKSPKKFLRNSFAPSGIPTALVWFVAILEFISTFIIRPVTLTLRLLMNMIVGHLMLVLFFSATWFFFFTAGHWWALLGAGTLAFGFAFTLFEILVAVLQAYIFAILTAVYIQLAIADEH; from the coding sequence TCCGATGACGGGTTTCATCCGCCGTCGATCACCGACTTCTTCCCGCCCGAGATCCTGTTCGCGGGTACGCCGTTCGCGCTGACCCGCATCAACCTCATCCAGATCATCGCGACGGTCGTCCTCATCGTTCTGTTCGTGCTCGGCACGCGCCGCATGAAGCTGGTCCCGGGTCGCTTCCAGAGCGTCGTCGAGTATGGCCTCGACTTCGTTCGCAACGGCATCGCGCACGATCTGCTCGGCCGCAAGGACGGCAACCGCTTCCTGCCGATCCTGACCACGATCTTCTTCATGGTCCTGTTCATGAACCTGACCGGCATCATCCCCGGTCTGCAGGTGGCGGGGACGGCCATCATCGCCGTGCCGATGCTGCTGGCTCTGGTGTCGTACGTCACCTTCATCTACGCCGGTCTGAAGAAGAGCCCCAAGAAGTTCCTGAGGAATTCGTTCGCCCCGTCGGGCATCCCTACGGCGCTGGTATGGTTCGTCGCGATCCTCGAGTTCATCTCGACGTTCATCATCCGTCCTGTGACGCTGACGCTCCGTCTTCTGATGAACATGATCGTCGGCCACCTGATGCTGGTGCTGTTCTTCTCGGCGACGTGGTTCTTCTTCTTCACGGCCGGGCACTGGTGGGCGCTGCTGGGCGCCGGGACGCTCGCGTTCGGCTTCGCCTTCACCCTGTTCGAAATCCTGGTGGCCGTCCTCCAGGCGTACATCTTCGCAATCCTCACCGCGGTCTACATTCAGCTCGCGATCGCGGACGAGCACTGA
- the atpE gene encoding ATP synthase F0 subunit C — protein sequence MEATTVLAAMHGSIATVGYGLAAIGPAIGIGIVVGKTIEGVARQPELAGRLQVLMWIGIAFTEALAFIGIATGFIFGF from the coding sequence GTGGAAGCTACTACGGTTCTGGCAGCCATGCACGGCTCGATCGCGACCGTCGGTTACGGCCTCGCCGCCATCGGCCCGGCCATCGGCATCGGCATCGTCGTCGGCAAGACCATCGAGGGCGTCGCCCGTCAGCCCGAGCTGGCCGGCCGCCTGCAGGTGCTCATGTGGATCGGTATCGCCTTCACCGAGGCGCTCGCCTTCATCGGCATCGCCACCGGCTTCATCTTCGGCTTCTGA
- a CDS encoding F0F1 ATP synthase subunit B yields the protein MLPALVTLAAEEETPNPLLPEVYDLVWGALCFVAILFVFWKFVLPRMQDMLDQRAAAIEGNIEKADEAQRQAEAALEEYTAQLAEARKEAGEIRENAREDAKKIVAEAKENAVVEASRVTSAAHAQIEAERQTALVSLRGEVGSLALDLAGGVIGETLSDDAKAQAVVDRFLADLEASESQKAAQ from the coding sequence ATGCTACCGGCTCTTGTCACTCTGGCGGCGGAAGAGGAGACCCCGAATCCGCTGCTGCCCGAGGTCTACGACCTCGTCTGGGGCGCACTGTGCTTCGTGGCGATCCTGTTCGTCTTCTGGAAGTTCGTGCTCCCGCGCATGCAGGACATGCTCGACCAGCGCGCAGCCGCCATCGAGGGCAACATCGAGAAGGCCGATGAGGCTCAGCGTCAGGCCGAGGCCGCGCTCGAGGAGTACACCGCACAGCTCGCCGAGGCCCGCAAGGAAGCCGGCGAGATCCGCGAGAACGCCCGCGAGGACGCCAAGAAGATCGTCGCCGAGGCCAAGGAGAACGCTGTCGTCGAGGCGAGTCGCGTGACATCGGCCGCTCACGCGCAGATCGAGGCGGAGCGCCAGACCGCGCTGGTCTCGCTGCGCGGCGAGGTCGGCTCGCTGGCGCTCGACCTGGCCGGTGGCGTCATCGGTGAGACCCTCTCCGACGATGCCAAGGCGCAGGCCGTGGTCGACCGCTTCCTCGCCGACCTCGAGGCCTCCGAATCGCAGAAGGCAGCGCAGTAA
- a CDS encoding F0F1 ATP synthase subunit delta, producing MGSATTQALTASNAALDAASGVDLGVAGELFAAARALADTSALSGALADWGASPEARAKVVADVFAPLQSATRSLLQAVVSQRWSSADDLVDAVEELAVRAAAGADASSDVEGELFQFGRVVASDPRLELALGSRLGDASEKGRLVESLLGSRASAAATLIASSVVQRPRERRVRELLARAERIVAASRGRKVARVTSAVPLSSAQTDRLAKLLAAKYDSEVSVNTVIDRDVVGGVRVQIADDVIDASVATRLNDLRQRLAG from the coding sequence ATGGGCAGCGCGACCACTCAGGCACTGACGGCTTCGAACGCGGCGCTGGATGCCGCGTCCGGCGTCGACCTCGGCGTCGCCGGCGAGCTGTTCGCCGCCGCGCGCGCACTGGCCGACACGTCGGCGCTGAGCGGTGCGCTGGCTGATTGGGGCGCCAGCCCCGAGGCGCGTGCGAAGGTCGTCGCCGACGTCTTCGCGCCCCTGCAGAGCGCGACCCGGTCGTTGCTGCAGGCCGTGGTCTCGCAGCGCTGGTCGAGCGCGGACGATCTCGTCGACGCCGTCGAAGAGCTCGCCGTCCGGGCCGCAGCCGGTGCCGATGCGAGCTCCGACGTCGAGGGCGAGCTGTTCCAGTTCGGCCGTGTCGTCGCGAGCGACCCCCGGCTCGAGCTGGCCCTGGGCAGCAGGCTGGGCGACGCCAGCGAGAAGGGGCGTCTCGTCGAATCGCTGCTGGGTTCCCGGGCCAGTGCGGCCGCGACGCTGATCGCCTCGTCGGTCGTCCAGCGTCCGCGCGAGCGCCGCGTGCGCGAGCTGCTGGCGCGTGCAGAACGCATCGTCGCGGCATCCCGCGGCCGTAAGGTCGCGAGGGTCACGAGCGCCGTGCCGCTGTCGTCTGCGCAGACCGATCGGCTTGCGAAGCTGCTGGCGGCCAAATACGACAGCGAGGTCTCCGTGAACACGGTGATCGACCGCGACGTCGTGGGCGGTGTGCGCGTGCAGATCGCGGATGACGTGATCGACGCGAGCGTGGCCACCCGACTGAACGACCTGCGGCAGCGACTCGCAGGCTGA